In a single window of the Dasypus novemcinctus isolate mDasNov1 chromosome Y, mDasNov1.1.hap2, whole genome shotgun sequence genome:
- the LOC139438397 gene encoding heat shock transcription factor, Y-linked-like, whose translation MEVQDSSPKDRSTHSETSIASPSCGHTYTGDSDLRSKIEENAFQALSEGPLMKRPRYTFCVPRPEEDDFLSLTFPRKLWKIVGSDRFKSIWWDENGTSIVINEELFKKEVLERKTPFRIFETESMKSLVRQLNLYGFSKVRQHFQRSASLADFLAEEKEASVLSKLQFYQHPNFKRGCPQLLVNMKRRVGIKNASTVSASLVQDFNKKHFRAVSNADNQNSGAVAETSRERLLSASTNVNVPLIRQPSNSQEVASTTPLVRSVFSPSSASITPSEQILTDKHGVLNQLTTFHMQSHSSYTQANGYIVNFVRTATSVSQYHIVSPIENNYSGLMVEPPSVPTGYPDLPAHEAPFSTFLQGGNPWLPMAVIPDSSATSLLRSPQQPSSLYQHFPHFS comes from the exons ATGGAAGTTCAAGATTCTTCTCCGAAAGACAGATCAACTCATTCAGAAACCTCCATTGCGTCTCCTTCCTGTGGTCACACATACACTGGAGACTCAGACTTGAGgtctaaaattgaagaaaatgcttTTCAGGCTTTGTCTGAAGGACCCTTGATGAAGAGACCACGTTACACATTTTGTGTTCCCCGGCCAGAAGAAGATGATTTCCTTTCTTTGACCTTCCCCAgaaaactctggaaaatagttgGAAGCGACCGTTTTAAGTCAATTTGGTGGGATGAAAATGGGACTTCTATAGTGATTAATGAAGAACTCTTTAAGAAAGAAGTTTTGGAAAGAAAAACCCCTTTCAGAATATTTGAAACTGAGAGTATGAAAAGTTTGGTTCGACAGCTAAATCTCTATGGATTTAGTAAAGTGCGACAGCATTTTCAAAGATCTGCTTCTCTGGCTGACTTtctggcagaagaaaaagaagcctCTGTTTTAAGCAAG tTACAGTTCTACCAACACCCAAACTTTAAACGAGGCTGTCCCCAGCTTTTAGTAAATATGAAAAGAAGAGTCGGGATTAAAAATGCTTCTACCGTATCTGCTTCATTAGTTCAAGACTTCAACAAGAAGCACTTTAGAGCAGTGAGTAACGCGGACAATCAGAATTCCGGTGCAGTTGCTGAAACTAGTAGGGAAAGATTACTTTCAGCCTCTACAAATGTAAACGTGCCTTTAATAAGGCAGCCTTCGAACAGCCAGGAAGTTGCTAGTACAACTCCCCTAGTCAGAAGTGTTTTTTCTCCTTCATCAGCTTCAATTACACCATCAGAACAAATCCTAACAGATAAACATGGTGTTTTAAACCAGCTGACCACTTTTCACATGCAATCCCATAGCAGCTACACTCAAGCAAATGGCTACATTGTGAATTTTGTTAGAACTGCAACTTCTGTTTCTCAGTACCATATCGTATCTCCTATAGAGAACAATTACTCTGGACTGATGGTGGAGCCGCCTTCTGTCCCAACTGGTTATCCTGATTTACCAGCCCATGAGGCTCCTTTTTCCACCTTCCTACAAGGAGGCAACCCATGGCTCCCAATGGCTGTAATACCTGATTCGTCTGCCACCTCTCTTTTAAGGTCACCTCAACAACCATCTTCATTATACCAACATTTTCCTCATTTCAGTTGA